From a single Bacillota bacterium genomic region:
- a CDS encoding EFR1 family ferrodoxin (N-terminal region resembles flavodoxins. C-terminal ferrodoxin region binds two 4Fe-4S clusters.) — MKNVIFYFSGTGNSLQVAKDIAGILQECETLNIAKFNTETEMNAERIGIVFPVYFWGIPNIIIRFLSEIKLVGNPYIFAVVTCGNVVGASLIQVNDLLKVKNQKLYSGFMIKMPENYIIYFNSDSKKKQQKRFNDEKRKVSDI; from the coding sequence ATGAAAAATGTCATTTTTTATTTCAGCGGGACAGGTAACAGTTTGCAGGTTGCAAAGGATATTGCAGGAATATTGCAGGAATGTGAGACTTTAAATATTGCAAAATTCAATACGGAAACTGAGATGAACGCCGAAAGAATCGGAATTGTCTTCCCAGTATATTTCTGGGGAATCCCCAATATAATAATCAGATTTTTAAGTGAAATCAAGTTGGTTGGAAATCCATATATTTTTGCTGTTGTAACTTGTGGAAATGTTGTCGGTGCATCCCTGATACAGGTTAATGATTTATTAAAGGTGAAAAATCAAAAGCTTTATTCCGGTTTTATGATTAAAATGCCTGAAAACTATATCATTTATTTCAATTCCGACAGCAAGAAAAAACAGCAGAAACGATTTAATGATGAAAAGAGAAAAGTGTCAGACATCT
- a CDS encoding metalloregulator ArsR/SmtB family transcription factor, producing the protein MTTHQLTKVYKALSNENRLEIFLSILKSDEKNFETRCDCTISLIMQKLGIGAPTISHHLKELNNAGLIETKKNGKYLVAHVNKELLIDIKNAFDFIEK; encoded by the coding sequence ATGACCACTCATCAATTGACAAAAGTATATAAAGCGCTGTCAAACGAAAACAGGCTTGAAATTTTTCTCAGCATCTTGAAAAGTGATGAGAAAAATTTCGAGACGCGCTGTGATTGCACAATCTCTTTGATTATGCAGAAACTGGGCATTGGCGCGCCGACGATTTCTCATCATTTAAAAGAACTGAACAATGCCGGGCTGATCGAAACAAAAAAGAACGGCAAATATCTGGTGGCTCATGTGAACAAAGAACTGCTCATTGATATAAAGAATGCGTTTGATTTTATAGAAAAGTAG
- the glmM gene encoding phosphoglucosamine mutase, which translates to MARLFGTDGVRGIANKELTCELAYKLGQAAAVVLTEDTKHKPKIMIGKDTRISSDMLEAAMTAGICSVGGDVISCGVIPTPAVAYLTRKYGADAGVVISASHNSFEHNGIKIFNGQGFKLRDELEDEIEEIVKGESDKEKMASSEEIGRIIKPERAIDDYVRFLFDNTDTTFEDFRVVFDCANGATSAIIPRFIHMFGVNATVINAEPNGININEKCGSTHIEELSKTVTRLHAKVGIAFDGDGDRMLAVDENGILIDGDKLIAIFATKLKQENMLKNNTAVVTTMSNLGFFECMSNHEINTSMTKVGDKYVLEEMLKNGYSIGGEQSGHIIFGDIATTGDGMLSAVKLLQILYKDKVKASALGGIMEKYPQVLINVNVTRSYKEAHTDDEELLNLIDKYNAELEGKGRLIVRASGTEPLIRVMVEGKDFDEINEIAKDIAGVITKANQKINCN; encoded by the coding sequence ATGGCAAGATTATTCGGAACAGACGGCGTCCGCGGCATCGCAAATAAAGAACTTACTTGTGAACTTGCTTATAAACTGGGGCAGGCAGCCGCGGTTGTACTGACTGAGGATACTAAACATAAACCTAAAATTATGATAGGCAAAGATACACGCATTTCTTCTGACATGCTTGAGGCTGCAATGACGGCAGGCATTTGCTCTGTTGGAGGAGACGTTATCTCATGCGGTGTCATTCCTACGCCGGCGGTTGCTTACCTTACACGTAAATACGGCGCTGACGCTGGCGTTGTAATATCTGCTTCACACAATTCTTTTGAGCATAACGGAATAAAAATATTCAACGGTCAGGGCTTTAAGCTGCGCGATGAGCTTGAAGATGAGATCGAGGAAATTGTAAAAGGCGAGTCGGATAAGGAAAAAATGGCGTCAAGTGAGGAAATCGGCAGAATTATAAAGCCTGAGCGTGCGATTGATGATTATGTCAGGTTTTTATTTGACAATACGGACACAACGTTTGAAGATTTCCGTGTAGTTTTTGACTGCGCAAACGGTGCGACATCAGCTATTATTCCTCGCTTTATACATATGTTCGGCGTTAACGCCACAGTAATAAATGCTGAACCTAACGGCATCAATATAAATGAGAAATGCGGCTCTACTCATATAGAAGAACTTTCAAAGACTGTTACACGCCTCCACGCCAAAGTTGGCATTGCGTTCGACGGTGACGGCGACCGTATGCTGGCTGTTGATGAAAACGGCATACTGATCGATGGCGACAAGCTTATTGCGATTTTTGCAACAAAGCTTAAACAGGAGAATATGCTTAAGAACAATACCGCCGTTGTTACAACTATGTCAAACCTCGGATTTTTTGAGTGCATGAGCAATCATGAAATAAATACGAGCATGACGAAAGTCGGCGATAAATACGTGCTTGAGGAAATGCTGAAAAACGGTTATTCCATAGGCGGCGAACAGTCAGGTCATATTATTTTCGGTGATATTGCAACAACGGGAGACGGAATGCTTTCAGCGGTAAAACTGCTTCAGATCCTTTATAAAGACAAGGTGAAAGCGTCTGCTCTTGGCGGAATCATGGAGAAATATCCCCAGGTTCTCATCAACGTGAATGTTACGCGCAGTTACAAAGAAGCGCATACTGATGACGAGGAATTGCTGAACCTGATCGATAAATACAATGCTGAGCTCGAGGGAAAGGGCAGATTAATAGTTAGGGCATCGGGCACAGAACCGCTTATCCGTGTAATGGTCGAGGGCAAGGATTTTGACGAGATTAACGAAATCGCTAAAGATATAGCAGGAGTCATTACGAAAGCTAATCAAAAAATAAATTGCAACTGA